The following coding sequences lie in one Nycticebus coucang isolate mNycCou1 chromosome 18, mNycCou1.pri, whole genome shotgun sequence genomic window:
- the FLII gene encoding protein flightless-1 homolog isoform X1, whose product MEGTGVLPFVRGVDLSGNDFKGGYFPENVKAMTSLRWLKLNRTGLCYLPEELAALQKLEHLSVSHNNLTTLHGELSSLPSLRAIVARANSLKNSGVPDDIFKLDDLSVLDLSYNQLTECPRELENAKNMLVLNLSHNSIDTIPNQLFINLIDLLYLDLSENRLESLPPQLRRLVHLQTLVLNGNPLLHAQLRQLPAMTALQTLHLRNTQRTQSNLPTSLEGLSNLADVDLSCNDLARVPECLYTLPSLRRLNLSSNQITELSLCIDQWVHVETLNLSRNQLTSLPSAICKLTRLKKLYLNSNKLDFDGLPSGIGKLTSLEEFMAASNNLELIPESLCRCPKLRKLVLNKNRLVTLPEAIHFLTEIEVLDVRENPNLVMPPKPADRTAEWYNIDFSLQNQLRLAGASPATVAAAAAAGSGPKDPLARKMRLRRRKDSAQDDQAKQVLKGMSDVAQEKNKKQEQSVDAQAPGGKVRRWDQGLEKPRLDYSEFFTEDVGQLPGLTIWQIENFVPVLVEEAFHGKFYEADCYIVLKTFLDDSGSLNWEIYYWIGGEATLDKKACSAIHAVNLRNYLGAECRTVREEMGDESEEFLQVFDNDISYIEGGTASGFYTVEDTHYVTRMYRVYGKKNIKLEPVPLKGTSLDPRFVFLLDQGLGIYVWRGAQATLSSTTKARLFAEKINKNERKGKAEIFLLVQGQEPPEFWEVLGGEPSEIKTHVPDDFWPPQPKLYKVGLGLGYLELPQINYKLSVEHKKRPKVELMPGMRLLQSLLDTRCVYILDCWSDVFIWIGRKSPRLVRAAALKLGQELCTMLHRPRHALVSRSLEGTEAQVFKAKFKNWDDVLMVDYTRNAEAVLPGPSLSGKVKRDVEKKEQMKADLTALFLPRQPPMALAEAEQLMEEWNEDLDGMEGFVLEGKKFARLPEEEFGHFYTQDCYVFLCRYWVPVEYEEEEKTDKEEDKAEGNEGKEAAAEAEEKQPEEDFQCIVYFWQGREASNMGWLTFTFSLQKKFESLFPGKLEVVRMTQQQENPKFLSHFKRKFIIHRGKRKTVQGTLQPSLYQIRTNGSALCTRCIQINTDSSLLNSEFCFILKVPFESEDNQGIVYAWVGRASDPDEAKLAEDILNTMFDASYSKQVINEGEEPENFFWVGIGVQKPYDDDAEYMKHTRLFRCSNEKGYFAVTEKCSDFCQDDLADDDIMLLDNGREVYMWVGTQTSQVEIKLSLKACQVYIQHIRSKEREQPRRLRLVRKGNEQHAFTRCFHAWSTFRKALA is encoded by the exons ATGGAGGGCACCGGGGTGCTGCCGTTCGTGCGCGGCGTGGACCTTAGCGGCAACGACTTCAAG GGTGGCTACTTCCCTGAGAATGTCAAGGCTATGACCAGCCTGCGATGGCTGAAGCTGAACCGCACTGGCCTCTGCTACCTGCCAGAGGAGCTGGCTGCCCTGCAGAAGCTG GAACACTTGTCTGTGAGCCACAACAACCTGACCACACTTCATGGGGAGCTGTCCAGCCTGCCATCACTGCGG GCCATTGTAGCCCGAGCCAACAGCCTGAAGAATTCTGGCGTTCCTGATGACATCTTCAAGTTGGATGACCTCTCAGTCCTG GACTTGAGCTACAACCAGCTGACAGAGTGTCCACGGGAGCTGGAGAATGCCAAGAACATGCTGGTGCTGAACCTCAGCCACAACAG CATTGATACCATCCCCAACCAGCTCTTCATTAACCTCATTGACCTGCTATACCTGGACCTCAGCGAGAACCGCCTGGAGAGCCTGCCCCCACAGCTGCGCCGCCTGGTGCACCTGCAGACGCTCGTACTCAATGGGAACCCGCTGCTGCACGCACAGCTCCG GCAGCTCCCAGCGATGACAGCCTTGCAAACCCTGCACCTACGGAACACCCAGCGCACCCAGAGCAACCTCCCCACCAGCCTGGAAGGCCTGAGCAACCTCGCAG ATGTGGACCTGTCCTGCAACGACCTGGCGCGGGTGCCCGAGTGCCTGTacaccctgcccagcctgcgCCGCCTCAATCTCAGCAGCAACCAGATCACGGAGCTGTCCCTGTGCATCGACCAGTGGGTACACGTGGAGACCTTGAATCTGTCCCGCAACCAGCTCACCTCACTGCCT TCAGCCATTTGCAAGCTGACCAGGCTGAAGAAGTTGTACCTGAACTCCAACAAGCTGGACTTCGATGGGCTACCCTCCGGCATTGGCAAGCTGACCAGCCTGGAGGAGTTCATGGCCGCCAGCAACAACCTGGAGCTGATTCCCGAGAGTCTCTGCAG GTGCCCAAAACTGAGGAAGCTTGTCCTGAACAAGAACCGCCTGGTGACCCTCCCAGAGGCCATCCACTTCCTGACAGAGATTGAG GTCCTAGATGTGAGGGAGAACCCCAACTTGGTCATGCCACCTAAGCCTGCTGACCGCACAGCTGAGTGGTACAACATCGACTTCTCATTGCAAAACCAGCTGCGGCTGGCAGGTGCCTCCCCTGCCACAGTGGCTGCAGCAGCAGCTG CAGGGAGTGGGCCTAAGGACCCCCTGGCTCGAAAAATGAGGCTGCGGAGGCGCAAGGACTCAGCCCAGGATGACCAGGCCAAGCAGGTGCTGAAGGGCATGTCTGATGTGGcgcaagagaagaacaaaaagCAGGAG CAGAGTGTGGATGCCCAGGCCCCTGGGGGAAAGGTGCGGCGCTGGGACCAGGGCCTGGAGAAGCCACGCCTCGACTACTCTGAGTTCTTCACGGAGGACGTGGGGCAGCTGCCTGGCCTGACTATCTGGCAGATCGAGAACTTCGTGCCTGTGCTGGTAGAAGAAGCCTTCCACGGCAAGTTCTATGAGGCCGACTGCTACATTGTGCTGAAG ACCTTTCTGGATGACAGCGGCTCCCTGAACTGGGAGATCTATTACTGGATTGGAGGGGAGGCCACACTCGACAAGAAAGCCTGCTCTGCCATCCACGCTGTCAACCTGCGCAACTACCTGGGTGCTGAGTGCCGCACGGTGCGGGAGGAGATGGGTGACGAGAGCGAAGAGTTCCTGCAG GTGTTTGACAATGACATCTCCTACATTGAGGGTGGAACAGCCAGTGGTTTCTACACTGTAGAAGACACTCACTATGTCACCAG GATGTACCGTGTGTATGGGAAAAAGAACATCAAGTTAGAACCTGTGCCCCTCAAAGGGACCTCCCTGGACCCAAG GTTTGTTTTCCTGCTGGACCAAGGACTGGGCATCTATGTGTGGCGGGGGGCCCAGGCCACACTGAGCAGCACCACCAAGGCCAG ACTCTTTGCAGAGAAAATTAACAAGAACGAGCGGAAAGGGAAGGCTGAAATCTTCCTGCTGGTGCAGGGCCAGGAGCCCCCAGAGTTCTGGGAGGTGCTAGGTGGGGAACCCTCTGAGATCAAGACTCATGTGCCTGATGACTTCTGGCCACCCCAGCCCAAGCTGTACAAG gtgggcctgggcctgggctaCCTGGAACTGCCACAGATCAATTACAAGCTCTCTGTGGAACATAAGAAACGTCCCAAGGTGGAGCTGATGCCAGGGATGCGGCTG CTACAGAGCCTTCTAGACACGCGCTGTGTGTACATCCTGGACTGTTGGTCTGACGTGTTCATCTGGATAGGCCGCAAGTCCCCACGCCTGGTGCGCGCTGCTGCCCTCAAGCTGGGCCAGGAGCTGTGCACCATGCTGCACCGGCCACGCCATGCCCTGGTCAGCCGCAGCCTCGAGGGCACCGAGGCACAG GTGTTCAAGGCCAAGTTCAAGAACTGGGATGATGTGTTGATGGTGGACTACACGCGTAATGCGGAAGCCGTTCTGCCAGGCCCCAGTCTCTCCGGGAAGGTGAAGCGTGACGTCGAGAAGAAAGAGCAGATGAAGGCTGACCTGACAGCACTTTTCCTGCCCAGGCAGCCGCCAATGGCActggcagag GCTGAGCAGCTGATGGAAGAGTGGAATGAGGACCTGGACGGCATGGAGGGCTTTGTGCTGGAAGGGAAGAAGTTTGCACGTCTGCCAGAGGAGGAGTTCGGCCACTTCTACACGCAGGACTGCTATGTCTTCCTATGCAG GTACTGGGTCCCAGTAGAGTACgaggaagaggagaagacagACAAGGAAGAAGACAAGGCTGAGGGCAATGAAGGCAAGGAGGCAGCTGCGGAGGCAGAGGAAAAGCAGCCAGAGGAGGACTTCCAGTGCATCGTATACTTTTGGCAGGGCCGTGAGGCCTCCAACATGGGCTGGCTCACCTTCACCTTCAGCCTACAGAAGAAGTTTGAAAGCCTCTTCCCTGGCAAACTGGag GTGGTACGCATGACACAGCAGCAGGAGAACCCCAAGTTCCTGTCCCATTTCAAGAGAAAGTTCATCATCCACCGTGGCAAGAGGAAGACGGTCCAGGGCACTCTGCAACCAAGCCTCTACCAGATCCGCACCAATGGCAGCGCCCTCTGTACCAG GTGCATCCAGATCAACACTGACTCCAGTCTCCTCAACTCCGAGTTCTGCTTCATTCTCAAG GTTCCCTTCGAGAGTGAGGACAACCAAGGCATTGTGTATGCTTGGGTGGGCCGAGCATCTGATCCTGACGAGGCCAAGCTGGCAGAAGACATACTGAACACCATGTTTGATGCCTCCTACAGCAAGCAG GTCATCAACGAAGGTGAAGAACCCGAGAACTTCTTCTGGGTGGGCATCGGGGTGCAGAAGCCCTATGACGATGATGCTGAGTACATGAAGCACACGCGGCTCTTCCG GTGCTCCAATGAGAAGGGCTACTTTGCAGTGACTGAGAAATGCTCTGACTTTTGCCAAGATGACCTGGCAGATGATGACATCATGTTGCTAGACAATGGCCGGGAG GTCTACATGTGGGTGGGGACCCAGACCAGCCAGGTGGAGATCAAACTGAGTCTGAAGGCctgccag GTGTACATCCAGCACATTCGGTCTAAAGAGCGTGAGCAGCCACGCCGCCTGCGCCTGGTCCGCAAGGGCAACGAGCAGCATGCTTTCACCCGCTGCTTCCACGCCTGGAGCACCTTCCGCAAGGCGCTGGCCTAA
- the FLII gene encoding protein flightless-1 homolog isoform X2 has translation MEGTGVLPFVRGVDLSGNDFKGGYFPENVKAMTSLRWLKLNRTGLCYLPEELAALQKLEHLSVSHNNLTTLHGELSSLPSLRAIVARANSLKNSGVPDDIFKLDDLSVLDLSYNQLTECPRELENAKNMLVLNLSHNSIDTIPNQLFINLIDLLYLDLSENRLESLPPQLRRLVHLQTLVLNGNPLLHAQLRQLPAMTALQTLHLRNTQRTQSNLPTSLEGLSNLADVDLSCNDLARVPECLYTLPSLRRLNLSSNQITELSLCIDQWVHVETLNLSRNQLTSLPSAICKLTRLKKLYLNSNKLDFDGLPSGIGKLTSLEEFMAASNNLELIPESLCRCPKLRKLVLNKNRLVTLPEAIHFLTEIEVLDVRENPNLVMPPKPADRTAEWYNIDFSLQNQLRLAGASPATVAAAAAGSGPKDPLARKMRLRRRKDSAQDDQAKQVLKGMSDVAQEKNKKQEQSVDAQAPGGKVRRWDQGLEKPRLDYSEFFTEDVGQLPGLTIWQIENFVPVLVEEAFHGKFYEADCYIVLKTFLDDSGSLNWEIYYWIGGEATLDKKACSAIHAVNLRNYLGAECRTVREEMGDESEEFLQVFDNDISYIEGGTASGFYTVEDTHYVTRMYRVYGKKNIKLEPVPLKGTSLDPRFVFLLDQGLGIYVWRGAQATLSSTTKARLFAEKINKNERKGKAEIFLLVQGQEPPEFWEVLGGEPSEIKTHVPDDFWPPQPKLYKVGLGLGYLELPQINYKLSVEHKKRPKVELMPGMRLLQSLLDTRCVYILDCWSDVFIWIGRKSPRLVRAAALKLGQELCTMLHRPRHALVSRSLEGTEAQVFKAKFKNWDDVLMVDYTRNAEAVLPGPSLSGKVKRDVEKKEQMKADLTALFLPRQPPMALAEAEQLMEEWNEDLDGMEGFVLEGKKFARLPEEEFGHFYTQDCYVFLCRYWVPVEYEEEEKTDKEEDKAEGNEGKEAAAEAEEKQPEEDFQCIVYFWQGREASNMGWLTFTFSLQKKFESLFPGKLEVVRMTQQQENPKFLSHFKRKFIIHRGKRKTVQGTLQPSLYQIRTNGSALCTRCIQINTDSSLLNSEFCFILKVPFESEDNQGIVYAWVGRASDPDEAKLAEDILNTMFDASYSKQVINEGEEPENFFWVGIGVQKPYDDDAEYMKHTRLFRCSNEKGYFAVTEKCSDFCQDDLADDDIMLLDNGREVYMWVGTQTSQVEIKLSLKACQVYIQHIRSKEREQPRRLRLVRKGNEQHAFTRCFHAWSTFRKALA, from the exons ATGGAGGGCACCGGGGTGCTGCCGTTCGTGCGCGGCGTGGACCTTAGCGGCAACGACTTCAAG GGTGGCTACTTCCCTGAGAATGTCAAGGCTATGACCAGCCTGCGATGGCTGAAGCTGAACCGCACTGGCCTCTGCTACCTGCCAGAGGAGCTGGCTGCCCTGCAGAAGCTG GAACACTTGTCTGTGAGCCACAACAACCTGACCACACTTCATGGGGAGCTGTCCAGCCTGCCATCACTGCGG GCCATTGTAGCCCGAGCCAACAGCCTGAAGAATTCTGGCGTTCCTGATGACATCTTCAAGTTGGATGACCTCTCAGTCCTG GACTTGAGCTACAACCAGCTGACAGAGTGTCCACGGGAGCTGGAGAATGCCAAGAACATGCTGGTGCTGAACCTCAGCCACAACAG CATTGATACCATCCCCAACCAGCTCTTCATTAACCTCATTGACCTGCTATACCTGGACCTCAGCGAGAACCGCCTGGAGAGCCTGCCCCCACAGCTGCGCCGCCTGGTGCACCTGCAGACGCTCGTACTCAATGGGAACCCGCTGCTGCACGCACAGCTCCG GCAGCTCCCAGCGATGACAGCCTTGCAAACCCTGCACCTACGGAACACCCAGCGCACCCAGAGCAACCTCCCCACCAGCCTGGAAGGCCTGAGCAACCTCGCAG ATGTGGACCTGTCCTGCAACGACCTGGCGCGGGTGCCCGAGTGCCTGTacaccctgcccagcctgcgCCGCCTCAATCTCAGCAGCAACCAGATCACGGAGCTGTCCCTGTGCATCGACCAGTGGGTACACGTGGAGACCTTGAATCTGTCCCGCAACCAGCTCACCTCACTGCCT TCAGCCATTTGCAAGCTGACCAGGCTGAAGAAGTTGTACCTGAACTCCAACAAGCTGGACTTCGATGGGCTACCCTCCGGCATTGGCAAGCTGACCAGCCTGGAGGAGTTCATGGCCGCCAGCAACAACCTGGAGCTGATTCCCGAGAGTCTCTGCAG GTGCCCAAAACTGAGGAAGCTTGTCCTGAACAAGAACCGCCTGGTGACCCTCCCAGAGGCCATCCACTTCCTGACAGAGATTGAG GTCCTAGATGTGAGGGAGAACCCCAACTTGGTCATGCCACCTAAGCCTGCTGACCGCACAGCTGAGTGGTACAACATCGACTTCTCATTGCAAAACCAGCTGCGGCTGGCAGGTGCCTCCCCTGCCACAGTGGCTGCAGCAGCAGCTG GGAGTGGGCCTAAGGACCCCCTGGCTCGAAAAATGAGGCTGCGGAGGCGCAAGGACTCAGCCCAGGATGACCAGGCCAAGCAGGTGCTGAAGGGCATGTCTGATGTGGcgcaagagaagaacaaaaagCAGGAG CAGAGTGTGGATGCCCAGGCCCCTGGGGGAAAGGTGCGGCGCTGGGACCAGGGCCTGGAGAAGCCACGCCTCGACTACTCTGAGTTCTTCACGGAGGACGTGGGGCAGCTGCCTGGCCTGACTATCTGGCAGATCGAGAACTTCGTGCCTGTGCTGGTAGAAGAAGCCTTCCACGGCAAGTTCTATGAGGCCGACTGCTACATTGTGCTGAAG ACCTTTCTGGATGACAGCGGCTCCCTGAACTGGGAGATCTATTACTGGATTGGAGGGGAGGCCACACTCGACAAGAAAGCCTGCTCTGCCATCCACGCTGTCAACCTGCGCAACTACCTGGGTGCTGAGTGCCGCACGGTGCGGGAGGAGATGGGTGACGAGAGCGAAGAGTTCCTGCAG GTGTTTGACAATGACATCTCCTACATTGAGGGTGGAACAGCCAGTGGTTTCTACACTGTAGAAGACACTCACTATGTCACCAG GATGTACCGTGTGTATGGGAAAAAGAACATCAAGTTAGAACCTGTGCCCCTCAAAGGGACCTCCCTGGACCCAAG GTTTGTTTTCCTGCTGGACCAAGGACTGGGCATCTATGTGTGGCGGGGGGCCCAGGCCACACTGAGCAGCACCACCAAGGCCAG ACTCTTTGCAGAGAAAATTAACAAGAACGAGCGGAAAGGGAAGGCTGAAATCTTCCTGCTGGTGCAGGGCCAGGAGCCCCCAGAGTTCTGGGAGGTGCTAGGTGGGGAACCCTCTGAGATCAAGACTCATGTGCCTGATGACTTCTGGCCACCCCAGCCCAAGCTGTACAAG gtgggcctgggcctgggctaCCTGGAACTGCCACAGATCAATTACAAGCTCTCTGTGGAACATAAGAAACGTCCCAAGGTGGAGCTGATGCCAGGGATGCGGCTG CTACAGAGCCTTCTAGACACGCGCTGTGTGTACATCCTGGACTGTTGGTCTGACGTGTTCATCTGGATAGGCCGCAAGTCCCCACGCCTGGTGCGCGCTGCTGCCCTCAAGCTGGGCCAGGAGCTGTGCACCATGCTGCACCGGCCACGCCATGCCCTGGTCAGCCGCAGCCTCGAGGGCACCGAGGCACAG GTGTTCAAGGCCAAGTTCAAGAACTGGGATGATGTGTTGATGGTGGACTACACGCGTAATGCGGAAGCCGTTCTGCCAGGCCCCAGTCTCTCCGGGAAGGTGAAGCGTGACGTCGAGAAGAAAGAGCAGATGAAGGCTGACCTGACAGCACTTTTCCTGCCCAGGCAGCCGCCAATGGCActggcagag GCTGAGCAGCTGATGGAAGAGTGGAATGAGGACCTGGACGGCATGGAGGGCTTTGTGCTGGAAGGGAAGAAGTTTGCACGTCTGCCAGAGGAGGAGTTCGGCCACTTCTACACGCAGGACTGCTATGTCTTCCTATGCAG GTACTGGGTCCCAGTAGAGTACgaggaagaggagaagacagACAAGGAAGAAGACAAGGCTGAGGGCAATGAAGGCAAGGAGGCAGCTGCGGAGGCAGAGGAAAAGCAGCCAGAGGAGGACTTCCAGTGCATCGTATACTTTTGGCAGGGCCGTGAGGCCTCCAACATGGGCTGGCTCACCTTCACCTTCAGCCTACAGAAGAAGTTTGAAAGCCTCTTCCCTGGCAAACTGGag GTGGTACGCATGACACAGCAGCAGGAGAACCCCAAGTTCCTGTCCCATTTCAAGAGAAAGTTCATCATCCACCGTGGCAAGAGGAAGACGGTCCAGGGCACTCTGCAACCAAGCCTCTACCAGATCCGCACCAATGGCAGCGCCCTCTGTACCAG GTGCATCCAGATCAACACTGACTCCAGTCTCCTCAACTCCGAGTTCTGCTTCATTCTCAAG GTTCCCTTCGAGAGTGAGGACAACCAAGGCATTGTGTATGCTTGGGTGGGCCGAGCATCTGATCCTGACGAGGCCAAGCTGGCAGAAGACATACTGAACACCATGTTTGATGCCTCCTACAGCAAGCAG GTCATCAACGAAGGTGAAGAACCCGAGAACTTCTTCTGGGTGGGCATCGGGGTGCAGAAGCCCTATGACGATGATGCTGAGTACATGAAGCACACGCGGCTCTTCCG GTGCTCCAATGAGAAGGGCTACTTTGCAGTGACTGAGAAATGCTCTGACTTTTGCCAAGATGACCTGGCAGATGATGACATCATGTTGCTAGACAATGGCCGGGAG GTCTACATGTGGGTGGGGACCCAGACCAGCCAGGTGGAGATCAAACTGAGTCTGAAGGCctgccag GTGTACATCCAGCACATTCGGTCTAAAGAGCGTGAGCAGCCACGCCGCCTGCGCCTGGTCCGCAAGGGCAACGAGCAGCATGCTTTCACCCGCTGCTTCCACGCCTGGAGCACCTTCCGCAAGGCGCTGGCCTAA